One part of the Streptomyces ferrugineus genome encodes these proteins:
- a CDS encoding GTP cyclohydrolase II yields MDAAPSTGHAASSGASVRTRVTIPLRFADGYEVAAEAVTFHGLADGEEHVALVLGDPTAAPAPLVRLHSECLTGDVFGSARCDCGPQLREAVERIAATGGVLLYLRQEGRGIGLYNKLDAYALQDAGLDTYQANTALGLPEDGRDYTAAAQMLTALGIGDLDLLTNNPDKAGQLRELGVAVRFVRPTGVFATDSNLRYLHAKAQHTHHTITLPEPAGLAALAG; encoded by the coding sequence ATGGACGCCGCCCCTTCCACAGGCCACGCAGCATCCTCCGGCGCTTCGGTGCGCACCCGCGTAACCATCCCGCTGCGCTTCGCCGACGGTTACGAGGTCGCCGCCGAGGCCGTCACGTTCCACGGCCTGGCCGACGGCGAGGAGCATGTCGCCCTGGTCCTCGGCGATCCCACGGCGGCGCCCGCACCGCTGGTGCGGCTGCACTCCGAGTGCCTGACCGGGGACGTGTTCGGCTCGGCGCGCTGCGACTGCGGTCCGCAGCTGCGCGAGGCAGTGGAGCGCATCGCGGCCACCGGCGGCGTCCTGCTGTATCTCCGCCAGGAGGGCCGCGGCATCGGCCTGTACAACAAGCTGGACGCCTACGCCCTCCAGGACGCCGGCCTCGACACCTACCAGGCCAACACCGCGCTGGGCCTGCCCGAGGACGGCCGGGACTACACCGCCGCCGCCCAGATGCTCACCGCCCTCGGCATCGGCGACCTGGACCTGCTGACCAACAACCCGGACAAGGCCGGGCAGTTGCGCGAGCTGGGCGTCGCCGTGCGCTTCGTCCGGCCGACCGGCGTCTTCGCCACCGACAGCAACCTCCGCTATCTGCACGCCAAGGCGCAGCACACCCACCACACCATCACGCTGCCCGAACCGGCCGGCCTCGCCGCGCTGGCCGGGTGA
- a CDS encoding DUF2218 domain-containing protein, translating into MPSSHARVATDAAPRYAKQLASHFGRKIPVEERPDGGRRLTFQTTDVVLEPQDDHLLIRVTAPDTSSLTAIQDVVGSHLERFGRRNELSVTWGEPTEG; encoded by the coding sequence ATGCCTTCCTCCCACGCCCGCGTCGCCACCGACGCCGCCCCGCGCTACGCCAAGCAGCTCGCCTCCCACTTCGGCCGGAAGATCCCCGTCGAGGAGAGGCCGGACGGCGGTCGGCGCCTCACCTTCCAGACCACCGACGTCGTCCTCGAACCCCAGGACGACCACCTGCTGATCCGGGTCACCGCACCCGACACGTCCTCGCTCACCGCCATCCAGGACGTCGTGGGCAGCCACCTCGAACGCTTCGGCCGGCGCAACGAACTCAGCGTCACCTGGGGCGAGCCCACGGAGGGCTGA
- a CDS encoding NADP-dependent oxidoreductase: MKAVTITDFGAEPLLTDLPMPEPGPGELLVRLHAAALNPFDWKVVDGALKGAVEHGFPLVLGSDGAGVVERIGPGVIHFRPGDTVYGQFMNLPYGRGSYAEYVLAAENGTVARMPDDLPFPVAAALPTASVTAYQAIEAARLDTGHVILINGASGGVGQSAIQFAALQGARVLATATGDIAGHLRDLGADETIDFTAVPTAEQVLAAHPEGIDSVLDLVTQPGGDIDALAGLLKPGGTLVSTNRAVDPDALAAREIHGVNLVNDPSRKELESLAALADAGKLRITIDAEVPLADAPAAVARARAGGSRGKTVILL, encoded by the coding sequence ATGAAGGCCGTCACCATCACCGACTTCGGCGCCGAGCCGCTCCTCACCGACCTGCCCATGCCGGAGCCGGGGCCGGGCGAGCTGCTGGTCCGGCTGCACGCCGCCGCGCTCAACCCCTTCGACTGGAAGGTCGTCGACGGAGCTCTCAAGGGCGCGGTCGAGCACGGCTTCCCGCTCGTCCTGGGCTCCGACGGCGCCGGCGTGGTCGAGCGCATCGGGCCCGGGGTGATCCACTTCCGGCCCGGCGACACCGTCTACGGCCAGTTCATGAACCTCCCGTACGGCCGCGGCTCCTACGCCGAGTACGTCCTGGCCGCCGAGAACGGGACCGTCGCCCGTATGCCCGACGACCTGCCGTTTCCGGTCGCCGCGGCCCTGCCCACCGCCAGCGTCACCGCCTACCAGGCCATCGAGGCCGCCCGCCTCGACACCGGGCACGTGATCCTGATCAACGGCGCGTCCGGCGGCGTGGGCCAGTCGGCGATCCAGTTCGCGGCGCTCCAGGGCGCCAGGGTGCTGGCCACGGCCACCGGCGACATCGCCGGCCACCTTCGCGATCTCGGCGCCGACGAGACCATCGACTTCACCGCCGTACCCACCGCCGAGCAGGTCCTGGCCGCCCACCCCGAGGGCATCGACTCCGTCCTGGACCTGGTCACCCAGCCCGGCGGCGACATCGACGCCCTGGCGGGTCTGCTCAAGCCCGGCGGCACCCTGGTGAGCACCAACCGGGCCGTCGACCCCGACGCCCTGGCCGCCCGCGAGATCCACGGCGTCAACCTCGTCAACGACCCCAGCCGCAAGGAACTGGAGTCCCTCGCCGCCCTCGCCGACGCGGGGAAGCTCCGCATCACGATCGACGCCGAGGTCCCCCTGGCCGACGCCCCGGCCGCCGTGGCCCGCGCCCGCGCCGGGGGCTCCCGCGGCAAGACGGTCATCCTGCTCTGA
- a CDS encoding pyrophosphohydrolase domain-containing protein: MSSSPADLVREFHLAFGLDARSTPTAVSPEIAAHRGELLAEEAAEVAEVSVTGPLDKLAHELADVVYVAYGTALVHGIDLDAVLAEIHRSNMSKLGPDGQVARRADGKVLKGEHYEAPDVSAVLRRQGWAAEGA, translated from the coding sequence ATGAGTTCCTCTCCCGCCGATCTGGTCCGTGAATTCCACCTCGCCTTCGGGCTCGACGCCCGCAGTACGCCGACGGCGGTCTCCCCGGAGATCGCCGCGCACCGCGGGGAGCTGCTCGCCGAGGAGGCCGCGGAGGTCGCCGAGGTGTCCGTCACCGGCCCGCTCGACAAGCTCGCGCACGAGCTGGCGGACGTCGTCTACGTCGCCTACGGCACGGCTCTGGTGCACGGCATCGACCTCGACGCCGTACTGGCCGAGATCCACCGCTCCAACATGAGCAAGCTGGGCCCCGACGGCCAGGTCGCCCGCCGGGCCGACGGCAAGGTCCTCAAGGGCGAGCACTACGAGGCACCGGACGTGTCGGCTGTGCTGCGCCGCCAGGGGTGGGCGGCCGAAGGGGCCTGA
- a CDS encoding TAXI family TRAP transporter solute-binding subunit, producing MSKALTRIGRRRALQGGVAGFVALGLLLWWLWPLGEEPPSGTITFSTGTRAGVYHEYGELLRNELAKDMPQLKVRLLPSAGSQENVERVANGQADFTIAAADAVDTFKSGGKPVTDRLRGVARLYDDYVQLVVPPDSDIRSVADLKGKRVAIGLPNSGVRLIATRVLEAAGIDPEKDITPRADGIDTGPKRLGHELDAFFWSGGVPTDGLAKIAENSAFRFVPIDADLVAKVHARGDAAHYYRATNMPESAYPTVQNGDTVATIAVSNLLVTRKDTDPRLTEWLTRTVIKSRDGIGAHVHSAQLVDLRTAIYTAPLALHDGARRYYRSVKP from the coding sequence ATGTCCAAGGCACTCACCCGCATCGGCAGGCGCCGCGCCCTTCAGGGCGGGGTCGCCGGCTTCGTGGCCCTCGGGCTGCTGCTGTGGTGGCTGTGGCCCCTGGGCGAGGAGCCGCCGAGCGGGACGATCACGTTCAGCACCGGCACGCGCGCGGGTGTGTATCACGAGTACGGCGAGCTCCTGCGCAACGAGCTGGCCAAGGACATGCCGCAGCTCAAGGTGCGGCTGCTGCCGAGCGCCGGGTCGCAGGAGAACGTGGAGCGCGTCGCGAACGGCCAGGCCGACTTCACCATCGCCGCGGCCGACGCGGTGGACACCTTCAAGAGCGGCGGCAAGCCCGTCACCGACCGGCTGCGCGGTGTCGCCCGCCTGTACGACGACTACGTACAGCTCGTCGTCCCGCCGGACTCGGACATCCGCTCCGTCGCGGACCTCAAGGGCAAGCGGGTGGCCATAGGGCTGCCCAACTCCGGCGTACGGCTGATCGCCACCCGTGTGCTGGAGGCCGCCGGCATCGACCCGGAGAAGGACATCACGCCCAGGGCGGACGGCATCGACACCGGGCCCAAGCGACTGGGGCACGAGCTCGACGCCTTCTTCTGGTCGGGCGGCGTGCCGACGGACGGGCTGGCGAAGATCGCCGAGAACTCCGCGTTCCGGTTCGTGCCGATCGACGCCGATCTGGTCGCCAAGGTGCACGCCCGGGGCGACGCGGCCCACTACTACCGCGCGACCAACATGCCGGAGTCGGCCTACCCCACCGTCCAGAACGGCGACACGGTGGCCACGATCGCCGTCTCCAACCTGCTGGTCACCCGCAAGGACACGGACCCCCGCCTCACCGAGTGGCTCACCCGCACGGTGATCAAGAGCCGCGACGGCATCGGCGCCCACGTCCACTCCGCCCAGCTCGTCGACCTGCGCACGGCGATCTACACCGCCCCGCTGGCCCTGCACGACGGCGCCAGGCGCTACTACCGCTCGGTCAAGCCGTAG
- a CDS encoding sensor histidine kinase, with amino-acid sequence MRTRLLPLLIVLMAAVLLALGIPLGVSLASAQQQNVVVDRIDDTAYFAAIARPAADPTTGSRDELRILSRELESYYDVYGIRAGVFLPNDTPLANGPTTWFLPETGEVRDAFEESLLSRRSHDPEQVWPWQRGRLVVASPVIRDGDVVAVVVTDSPTGQMRSRILHGWLIIGAGLTAAMLVAVGAALRLTGWVLRPVRVLDVTTHEIASGRLKSRVAVASGPPELRRLARSFNEMADNVEDVLEQQRAFVADASHQLRNPLAALLLRIELLAFELPEGNEEIASVQAEGKRLAQVLDDLLDLALAEHTAADLRLTDVGALAAERVAAWAPTAEAKGVRLVGTCPPTTAWADPVALSSALDAVIDNAVKFTPKDQSVEVTVAFNGTASTIEVTDNGPGLTDEELARIGDRFWRSGRHQNVKGSGLGLSISRALLAAGGGSMEYGHHEPHGLRVTVTVPRSAPTA; translated from the coding sequence GTGCGCACTCGCCTCCTCCCGCTGCTGATCGTCCTGATGGCGGCCGTGCTGCTCGCGCTCGGCATCCCGCTCGGCGTCAGCCTGGCCTCGGCCCAGCAGCAGAACGTCGTCGTCGACCGGATCGACGACACGGCGTACTTCGCGGCCATCGCCCGGCCCGCCGCCGACCCGACCACCGGCTCCCGTGACGAGCTGCGCATCCTCAGCCGGGAGCTGGAGAGCTACTACGACGTCTACGGCATCCGGGCCGGCGTCTTCCTGCCCAACGACACACCGCTGGCCAACGGGCCGACGACCTGGTTCCTGCCCGAGACCGGCGAGGTGCGCGACGCCTTCGAGGAGTCCCTGCTCAGCCGGCGCAGCCACGACCCCGAGCAGGTGTGGCCCTGGCAGCGGGGCCGTCTCGTGGTCGCCTCGCCGGTGATCCGGGACGGTGACGTCGTCGCGGTCGTCGTCACGGACTCGCCGACCGGGCAGATGCGCTCGCGGATCCTGCACGGCTGGCTGATCATCGGCGCCGGTCTGACGGCCGCGATGCTGGTGGCCGTCGGGGCCGCCCTCAGGCTGACCGGCTGGGTGCTCAGGCCGGTGCGCGTACTGGACGTCACCACGCATGAAATCGCGAGCGGCCGGCTGAAGTCACGGGTCGCGGTGGCCAGTGGTCCGCCGGAGCTGCGGCGGCTGGCCCGGTCGTTCAACGAGATGGCGGACAACGTCGAGGACGTGCTGGAGCAGCAGCGCGCCTTCGTCGCCGACGCCTCGCACCAGCTGCGCAATCCGCTCGCGGCGCTGCTGCTGCGCATCGAACTGCTCGCCTTCGAGCTGCCCGAGGGCAACGAGGAGATCGCGTCGGTGCAGGCGGAGGGCAAGCGCCTGGCGCAGGTCCTGGACGATCTGCTCGACCTCGCCCTGGCCGAGCACACCGCCGCCGACCTCCGGCTCACCGACGTCGGCGCGCTCGCCGCCGAGCGTGTCGCCGCCTGGGCGCCGACCGCCGAGGCCAAGGGCGTCCGGCTGGTGGGTACCTGCCCGCCGACCACCGCCTGGGCCGATCCGGTGGCGCTCTCCAGCGCGCTGGACGCGGTGATCGACAACGCGGTCAAGTTCACTCCGAAGGACCAGAGCGTCGAGGTCACCGTCGCCTTCAACGGCACCGCGTCCACCATCGAGGTGACCGACAACGGCCCCGGCCTCACCGACGAGGAGCTCGCCCGCATCGGCGACCGCTTCTGGCGCAGCGGCCGCCACCAGAACGTCAAGGGCTCGGGCCTGGGCCTGTCGATCTCCCGTGCGCTGCTCGCGGCGGGCGGAGGCTCGATGGAGTACGGCCATCATGAGCCGCACGGACTGCGGGTGACGGTGACCGTGCCCAGGTCGGCGCCCACGGCGTAG
- a CDS encoding response regulator transcription factor — MRLLLVEDDNHVAAALSAVLARHGFDVTHARSGEEALQALVPEGNGFGVVLLDLGLPDQDGYEVCGKIRKRTSTPVIMVTARSDVRSRIHGLNLGADDYVVKPYDTGELLARIHAVSRRTAPEDPGANGDGVLRLGAVHIELPTRQVSVDGSVVQLTRKEFDLLALLAQRPGVVFRREQIISEVWRTSWEGTGRTLEVHVASLRAKLRMPALIETVRGVGYRLVAPGS, encoded by the coding sequence ATGAGACTGCTCCTCGTCGAGGACGACAACCATGTCGCAGCCGCGCTGTCCGCGGTCCTGGCACGGCATGGTTTCGACGTCACGCACGCGCGTAGCGGCGAGGAGGCTCTGCAGGCGCTCGTCCCGGAGGGCAACGGCTTCGGCGTCGTCCTTCTCGACCTCGGCCTGCCCGACCAGGACGGTTACGAGGTCTGCGGCAAGATCCGCAAGCGCACCAGCACCCCGGTGATCATGGTCACCGCGCGCTCCGACGTCCGCTCCCGCATCCATGGCCTCAACCTCGGGGCAGACGACTACGTGGTCAAGCCGTACGACACCGGAGAACTGCTCGCCCGGATTCACGCCGTCAGCCGGCGCACCGCGCCCGAGGACCCCGGCGCGAACGGCGACGGCGTGCTGCGCCTGGGCGCCGTGCACATCGAGCTGCCCACCCGGCAGGTCAGCGTCGACGGTTCGGTCGTCCAGCTCACCCGCAAGGAGTTCGACCTCCTCGCCCTGCTGGCCCAGCGCCCCGGGGTGGTCTTCCGCAGGGAGCAGATCATCAGCGAGGTGTGGCGCACGAGCTGGGAGGGGACCGGGCGCACCCTCGAGGTGCATGTGGCGTCCCTGCGCGCCAAGCTGCGGATGCCGGCGCTGATCGAGACCGTACGCGGCGTCGGGTACCGGCTCGTCGCCCCGGGCTCGTAG
- a CDS encoding amino acid ABC transporter ATP-binding protein gives MTEVSVAKEDVAASGDLVVLKNVNKHFGALHVLQDIDLTIARGEVVVVIGPSGSGKSTLCRTINRLETIDSGAIAIDGKPLPAEGKELARLRADVGMVFQSFNLFAHKTVLENVMLGQIKVRKTDKKKAEEKARALLDRVGVGSQADKYPAQLSGGQQQRVAIARALAMDPKVMLFDEPTSALDPEMINEVLEVMQQLARDGMTMIVVTHEMGFARSAANRVVFMADGKIVEEAVPDQFFSNPRSDRAKDFLSKILHH, from the coding sequence ATGACCGAAGTATCGGTGGCCAAGGAAGATGTGGCCGCGTCCGGCGACCTGGTCGTCCTGAAGAACGTCAACAAGCATTTCGGCGCGTTGCACGTGCTGCAGGACATCGACCTGACGATCGCCCGCGGTGAGGTCGTCGTGGTCATCGGACCCTCCGGGTCCGGGAAGTCCACCCTGTGCCGCACCATCAACCGCCTCGAGACGATCGACTCCGGCGCGATCGCCATCGACGGCAAGCCGTTGCCCGCGGAAGGCAAGGAGCTGGCCCGGCTGCGCGCCGACGTCGGGATGGTCTTCCAGTCCTTCAACCTCTTCGCGCACAAGACCGTGCTCGAGAACGTGATGCTGGGCCAGATCAAGGTCCGTAAGACGGACAAGAAGAAGGCCGAGGAGAAGGCACGCGCCCTGCTGGACCGGGTGGGTGTGGGTTCCCAGGCGGACAAGTACCCCGCCCAGCTCTCCGGCGGCCAGCAGCAGCGTGTGGCCATCGCCCGGGCGCTGGCCATGGACCCCAAGGTCATGCTCTTCGACGAGCCGACGTCGGCTCTCGACCCGGAGATGATCAACGAGGTCCTGGAGGTCATGCAGCAGCTCGCCCGCGACGGCATGACCATGATCGTCGTCACCCATGAGATGGGCTTCGCCCGTTCGGCCGCGAACCGGGTGGTCTTCATGGCGGACGGCAAGATCGTCGAAGAGGCTGTGCCGGACCAGTTCTTCAGCAACCCGCGCAGCGACCGCGCAAAGGACTTCCTGTCCAAGATCCTGCACCACTGA
- a CDS encoding glutamate ABC transporter substrate-binding protein, which translates to MKLRKVSAAAAAAIVLSITATACGGDGDSDSGSGSGGGDKIKIGIKYDQPGLGLKEPDGSFSGFDVDVATYVAKELGYDADQIEFVETKTPDRENALKRGDVKFIAATYSINDERKKSVDFAGPYLLAHQDLLIKTDSDITEATDLNGKKLCSVTGSTSAQNVKNDFAPKANLTERSGYSECVSALQSGAVDALTTDDSILAGYASQEQYKGKFKLAGLKLSNENYGIGVQKGDTETLNKINAALEKMVQEKAWDKAVADNFGPANYKNEPAPKIGVIVK; encoded by the coding sequence ATGAAGCTCCGCAAGGTCTCCGCGGCGGCCGCCGCTGCAATCGTCCTCTCCATCACCGCCACCGCCTGCGGCGGCGACGGCGACAGCGACAGCGGGTCGGGCTCCGGTGGCGGCGACAAGATCAAGATTGGCATTAAGTACGACCAGCCGGGTCTGGGCCTGAAGGAGCCGGACGGTTCCTTCTCCGGGTTCGACGTGGATGTGGCCACGTATGTGGCGAAGGAGCTCGGCTACGACGCCGACCAGATCGAGTTCGTCGAGACCAAGACCCCCGACCGCGAGAACGCGCTGAAGCGCGGTGACGTGAAGTTCATCGCGGCCACGTACTCGATCAACGACGAGCGTAAGAAGTCGGTCGACTTCGCCGGCCCCTACCTGCTGGCCCACCAGGACCTGCTGATCAAGACCGACTCGGACATCACCGAGGCCACCGACCTCAACGGCAAGAAGCTGTGCTCGGTGACCGGCTCCACCTCGGCGCAGAACGTCAAGAACGACTTCGCACCGAAGGCCAACCTGACGGAGAGGAGCGGCTACTCGGAGTGCGTCTCCGCTCTGCAGAGCGGTGCCGTGGACGCTCTGACGACGGACGACTCGATCCTCGCCGGCTACGCCTCGCAGGAGCAGTACAAGGGCAAGTTCAAGCTCGCCGGCCTGAAACTGAGCAACGAGAACTACGGCATCGGTGTGCAGAAGGGCGACACCGAGACTCTCAACAAGATCAACGCCGCCCTGGAGAAGATGGTCCAGGAGAAGGCCTGGGACAAGGCGGTCGCCGACAACTTCGGTCCGGCCAACTACAAGAACGAGCCCGCGCCGAAGATCGGCGTCATCGTCAAGTAG
- a CDS encoding amino acid ABC transporter permease, translating to MFDFLSDYDNPTLLGAFWMTVKLTLLSGIGSLVWGTLLAAMRVSPVPLMRGFGTAYVNIVRNIPLTVIIIFTSLGLADIFGVTMGATDFKVQGFRLAILGFVAYTAAFVCEAIRSGINTVPMGQAEAARAIGLTFSQTLRLIILPQAFRSVIGPLANVLIALTKNTTVAAAIGVAEAAALMKTMIENEAQTLLIGAVFAFGFVVLTLPTGLFLGWLSKRMAVKR from the coding sequence GTGTTCGACTTTCTTTCTGACTATGACAACCCGACCCTGTTGGGTGCCTTCTGGATGACGGTGAAACTCACCTTGCTCTCCGGTATCGGCTCCCTGGTCTGGGGCACCCTCCTGGCCGCGATGCGGGTCAGCCCGGTCCCGCTCATGCGCGGCTTCGGCACGGCCTATGTGAACATCGTCCGGAACATCCCTCTGACGGTCATCATCATCTTCACGTCGCTCGGTCTCGCCGACATCTTCGGCGTGACAATGGGCGCCACCGACTTCAAGGTCCAGGGCTTCCGCCTGGCGATCCTCGGTTTCGTCGCCTACACCGCGGCCTTCGTCTGCGAAGCGATTCGTTCCGGCATCAACACCGTGCCGATGGGGCAGGCCGAGGCGGCCCGTGCCATCGGGCTGACCTTCAGCCAAACCTTGCGGCTGATCATCCTGCCGCAGGCCTTCCGCTCGGTCATCGGCCCGCTGGCCAACGTGTTGATCGCCCTGACCAAGAACACCACCGTGGCGGCCGCGATCGGTGTGGCCGAGGCCGCCGCCCTGATGAAGACAATGATCGAGAACGAGGCTCAGACGCTGCTCATCGGCGCAGTCTTCGCCTTCGGTTTCGTGGTACTGACCCTGCCCACCGGCCTCTTCCTCGGCTGGCTGAGCAAGCGAATGGCGGTGAAGCGATGA
- a CDS encoding amino acid ABC transporter permease yields MSSVLYDEPGPRAKRRNVVISVVFFVLLALLAWFVWDTMDGKGQLEWALWKPFTESNAWTTYLLPGLGDTLLAAALAMVIALPLGAVFGIARLSDHVWVRIPAAWVVEFFRAIPVLLLMLFANEFYDRWTNVSSEQRPLYAVVTGLVLYNASVLAEVVRAGILALPKGQTEAAKAIGLRKGQTMNSILLPQAVTAMLPAIVSQLVVIVKDTALGGVMIGFTELLNSRSTLAAAYANVVPSFIVVAVIYIVLNFILTSFASWLEKRLRRSKRSTGAVLSAEDMEELNPAATGGSYGTGAAV; encoded by the coding sequence ATGAGCTCCGTTCTCTACGACGAACCGGGCCCCCGCGCCAAGCGGCGCAATGTGGTCATCTCGGTGGTCTTCTTCGTCCTGCTCGCCCTGCTCGCGTGGTTCGTCTGGGACACCATGGACGGAAAGGGGCAGCTTGAGTGGGCTCTCTGGAAGCCGTTCACAGAGTCGAACGCCTGGACGACGTACCTGTTGCCGGGGCTCGGCGACACGCTGCTGGCCGCAGCGCTGGCCATGGTGATCGCCCTTCCGCTGGGCGCGGTCTTCGGCATCGCGCGCCTCTCCGACCACGTGTGGGTGCGGATTCCGGCCGCCTGGGTGGTCGAGTTCTTCCGGGCGATCCCGGTCCTGCTGCTGATGCTGTTCGCCAACGAGTTCTACGACCGTTGGACGAATGTCAGTAGTGAACAGCGGCCCCTCTACGCGGTCGTCACCGGCCTGGTGCTCTACAACGCGTCCGTCCTCGCCGAGGTCGTGCGAGCCGGCATCCTCGCCCTGCCCAAGGGGCAGACGGAGGCCGCAAAGGCGATCGGCCTGCGCAAGGGCCAGACGATGAACAGCATCTTGCTGCCGCAGGCGGTCACGGCGATGCTGCCGGCCATCGTCAGCCAGCTCGTGGTCATCGTGAAGGACACGGCGCTGGGCGGCGTGATGATCGGGTTCACGGAACTACTCAACTCGCGCAGCACCTTGGCAGCCGCCTACGCCAACGTCGTCCCAAGCTTCATCGTGGTGGCGGTCATCTACATCGTGCTGAACTTCATCCTCACCAGCTTCGCGAGCTGGCTGGAGAAGCGGCTGCGGCGCAGCAAGAGGAGCACGGGGGCCGTGCTCAGCGCCGAGGACATGGAGGAGCTGAACCCGGCGGCGACGGGTGGCAGCTACGGGACCGGTGCTGCGGTCTGA
- a CDS encoding FAD-dependent monooxygenase, translated as MDPVIIVGAGPVGLTLALALARQDVPCVVLDEGPGKDEPRLARTVVLREDTTALMERLTGVPLGEIGTHWAGWRSMRRKQVMREVTFDDADEAPENLTNPAPLHIAQHVLTSALRTALAGEPLVKVAVDSRLDAIEQESSGVTVHTRGPKGTWWRGSYAIGCDGPRSTVRKLMDIRFPGRTAVERHAVAALRVELPWEGQALLHRMPPWRTSGPSGGEVTGRPLPEGVWRLDWLLPPGKDLVTPELLVTHVRETLAGWSDGPTPPYELLDTGVHTVHHRLARRWRVGRVFIAGDAAHCLGTLGTHGLDEGLRDADNLAWKLASAWHHRPHEGLLDSYQAERRAVVAARLRAADQALPLLRAGGGLRSYVPGSARGHDALLMDGHLGQGAIGAPGTYADSPLAPGRLEGEVPVDTPRGAPVIDVRVTAEDGSFVRLRDRLGRGALLVLLIAPGTGVWDRKHWATAGVMPRLAAAVTALPYPAELLVAESYPGAAAHSVLLVRPDGHLVTALSGVRPADLYSAAEAVLGGPVKAAEEAGARAAAGSR; from the coding sequence ATGGACCCGGTGATCATCGTCGGAGCGGGGCCCGTCGGGCTCACGCTCGCCCTGGCCCTGGCCCGTCAGGACGTGCCGTGCGTCGTCCTCGACGAGGGACCCGGCAAGGACGAACCCCGTCTCGCACGCACCGTCGTCCTGCGCGAGGACACCACCGCGCTCATGGAACGCCTGACCGGTGTGCCGCTCGGCGAGATCGGCACCCACTGGGCCGGATGGCGGTCCATGCGGCGCAAGCAGGTGATGCGCGAGGTCACCTTCGACGACGCCGACGAAGCGCCCGAGAACCTCACCAACCCCGCCCCCCTGCACATCGCCCAGCACGTCCTGACCAGCGCCCTGCGCACGGCCCTCGCCGGCGAACCGCTCGTCAAGGTCGCCGTGGACAGCCGCCTCGACGCCATCGAGCAGGAGTCCTCGGGCGTCACCGTCCACACGCGCGGTCCGAAGGGCACCTGGTGGCGCGGCAGCTACGCCATCGGCTGCGACGGCCCTCGCTCCACCGTGCGCAAGCTCATGGACATCCGCTTCCCGGGCCGTACGGCGGTGGAGCGACACGCCGTGGCCGCGCTTCGCGTGGAACTTCCGTGGGAAGGTCAGGCGTTGCTCCATCGGATGCCGCCGTGGCGGACGTCCGGGCCCTCGGGCGGAGAGGTCACCGGACGGCCGCTCCCGGAGGGGGTGTGGCGTCTGGACTGGCTGCTGCCCCCCGGCAAGGACCTGGTCACGCCGGAGCTGCTGGTGACCCACGTCCGCGAGACGCTCGCCGGCTGGTCCGACGGGCCGACACCGCCGTACGAACTCCTCGACACCGGGGTGCACACGGTGCACCACCGCCTGGCGCGCCGCTGGCGCGTGGGCCGCGTCTTCATCGCCGGGGACGCGGCGCACTGCCTCGGCACGCTCGGCACCCACGGGCTCGACGAGGGGTTGCGGGACGCCGACAACCTCGCCTGGAAGCTGGCGTCGGCCTGGCATCACCGGCCGCACGAGGGGCTGCTCGACAGTTACCAGGCCGAGCGGCGCGCGGTCGTCGCCGCCCGGCTGCGCGCCGCCGACCAGGCGCTGCCGCTGCTGCGCGCGGGCGGAGGGCTGCGCTCGTACGTCCCCGGCTCCGCCCGGGGCCATGACGCACTGCTGATGGACGGGCACCTGGGGCAGGGAGCGATCGGTGCGCCGGGGACGTACGCCGACTCGCCGCTCGCGCCCGGCCGGCTGGAGGGCGAGGTTCCCGTGGACACGCCGCGTGGGGCACCGGTGATCGATGTGCGGGTCACAGCGGAGGACGGCTCCTTCGTACGGCTGCGGGACCGGCTTGGGCGCGGCGCGCTGCTGGTGCTGCTGATCGCGCCGGGAACCGGAGTGTGGGACCGCAAGCACTGGGCGACCGCCGGGGTCATGCCCCGACTGGCCGCCGCGGTGACGGCGCTGCCGTATCCGGCCGAGTTGCTGGTCGCCGAGAGCTATCCGGGTGCGGCCGCCCACTCGGTCCTGCTGGTGCGGCCCGACGGTCATCTGGTGACGGCGTTGAGCGGAGTACGGCCGGCCGATCTGTACTCGGCGGCCGAGGCCGTGCTGGGCGGGCCGGTCAAGGCTGCGGAAGAGGCGGGGGCGAGGGCGGCGGCCGGATCGCGCTGA